The proteins below are encoded in one region of Sporosarcina sp. FSL K6-1508:
- the rplM gene encoding 50S ribosomal protein L13: protein MRTTFMAKGHEVERKWLVVDAEGQTLGRLASEVASLLRGKHKPTFTPHVDTGDHVIIINAEKIHLTGNKLKDKIYYRHSGYTGSMKQRTALEMRTNYPTKMLELAIKGMLPKGPLGRQTYRKLNVYAGPDHPHAAQQPEVFVLRG from the coding sequence ATGCGTACAACATTCATGGCTAAAGGTCACGAAGTAGAGCGTAAATGGCTCGTTGTCGACGCTGAAGGACAGACGCTTGGTCGTCTTGCTTCTGAAGTTGCATCACTTTTGCGCGGCAAACATAAACCTACGTTCACACCACACGTTGATACAGGTGACCATGTCATCATCATCAATGCAGAAAAAATACATCTTACAGGTAACAAATTGAAAGACAAAATTTACTACCGTCACTCAGGTTATACGGGTAGCATGAAACAACGTACTGCTCTTGAAATGCGTACGAACTACCCAACAAAAATGCTTGAACTTGCAATTAAAGGAATGCTTCCAAAAGGTCCTTTAGGCCGTCAAACATACAGAAAACTTAACGTATACGCTGGACCGGATCACCCGCACGCAGCACAACAACCAGAAGTATTCGTACTTCGCGGTTAA